CGTCCACGTCGCGATCCTCACCGGGGGGTTCGAACGGGGCGTGCGCGCCGCCCTCGACGCCGAGGGCGTGGCCGTCGACTCGGTCGTCGCCAACCGCCTGCCGATCGTCGACGGCGAACTGACCGGCGACGTGGAGGGGCCGCTCGTCGAGGGGACGAAGGACGACGCGCTCGCCGCCCTCGCGTCTGACCTCGGCGTCGACCTCGAGGACGCCGCGGCGGTCGGCGACGGCGCGAACGACCTCCCGATGCTCGAAGTGGCCGGCCTCGCGGTCGGGTTCGCCCCAAAGCCCGCCGTCGCGCCCGTCTGCGACGTCATCGTCGAGTCGATGGCCGAACTCGCGGACGTCCTCTCGACGCGTCGCGTCGTCTGACTCCGGCGCGTGCATCGCCGGCGCACGCGACGAGCGCGGCGTCTGACGAAGCTTTATCCGGGTCGCCGGCGGGCACGCACGTGTGATGGCGTCGTCGTGGTTCCTCGTGTCGTGGTTCGTCGGCCTTCCGCGTCGTGCGGCCGCGCGGGTGCTGGGCTGGATCAGCGACAACCCGCTCCGGGTGGCCGGCGGGGTCGCGGCCCTGCTGGCGGCGGGTCGCCTCTACGGTATCGCCCGGGGCGCGCTACGTGGTCCGGCCGCCCCGACGGAGGCGCAACTCCCGGCACTGGCGGTCGACCTCGCCGTCGCGCACCCCGCGTACGTCCTCGCGACGGTCCTCGGGACGGTCGCGGTCGTGCGGCTTCGGTCGTGAGCCGCGAGCGCGACAAAGTATTTACGACGCGAATTACCAGAACGCGTGTGAGGGCTCGACCGGGTAACCGGTCCGGCGTCGGTAGGCTCCCCCGAAGCGAGCCACCGCTGCCGATAAAACTCCTCGCCGGTATCGGGTTCATCGTCGGGATTCTCTCCGTGGCTGGTGCCGTCGTGCTACTCGTCGCTCGGACGGCCGGCCTATCGCCGTTGCTCCTTCTCCTGTTCGGTATCGGCGAAGTAGCCGCGGCTATCGGGTTGTGGCGATTACGGGCGTGGGGTTTCTTCGTCGCACTCTCGGTCCTCGCGCTGAACGCGCTCCTGAACATGATCGAGGGCGATCTCGTATCGGTCGTCGCGATGGTACTGCTGATCGCCTACCTCGTGAAGAAGAGTTACCTCTTCCACTAGCTGCGCCACCGGAGACGCCCCCCTCCGACACGCGACGGAGCTTCGTTCGAGTCGTCACGTTCGGGGGTCGAGGGAGTTGGCCCCTCGTTCGACGAATCGCCCCGCTCGTCGTACCCCGATCAGCTGAACAGGCTCGTGTGCACCGGCGCGAACTGGCTCGGCCGGTCGGTGGAACTGGCGGTGTCGGTGACGGGACCGGCGCGCACGCCGGAGGCGAGGAAGCCGCGGAGCGCGGGGCCGAGCTTCGACGGCTCGACGAGGAAGGCGTCGTGGCCGTGGTCCGACTCGATGACGTGGTGCGCCGTCGGCGTCCCCGTCGCGCGGAACGCCTCGGCGACCGTCTCGGCCTGGTCGACGGTGAAGTGCCAGTCGCCGGTGTAGGAGACGCAGAGCGCCTGCCCGTCGAAGGCGGCGAGCGCGTCCGCATCCGAGGTGTAGCCCTCCGCGAGGTCGTAGTCGTCCATCGCCCGCGTCAGGTAGAGGTAGCTGTTCGCGTCGAAGCGGTCGACGAAGCGCTCGGCCTGGTAGTCGAGGTACGACTCCACGTCCCGGTAGGCGAAGAAGCCCGCGCCCGGGTCCGCCGGGAAGGTGTCCGGGACGGCGCGCCCGGCCGCCCGGCGGCCGAACTTCGCGTCCATCGAGTCCTTCGAGAGGTACATCACGTGCCCGAGTTGCCGGGCGAGGCCGAGACCCTCGGTGGGTCCGTCGCCGGGGTAGTAGTCGCCGCCCTCCCACTTGGGGTCGGACGTGATGGCGCGGCGGGCGACGGCGTCGATCGCGAGACACTGCGGGTCGAGCCGCGCGGCGGTGGCGATCGCGGCGACCCGATCGACGCGGTCGGGGTAGCGCTTCGCCCAGTCGAGGGCGTTCATCCCGCCGACGCTCCCCCCGACGACGGCGTGCAGGCGGTCGACGCCGAGGTGGTCGAGCAGGCGCGCCTGCGCCCGGGTCCAGTCGGCGACGGTGACGGCGGGGAAGTCCGTCCCGTAGGGCTCGCCCGTCTCGGGGTTCGTCGCGGGCGGGCCGGAGGAACCGTAACAGGAGCCGGGGACGTTCGCGCAGACGACGAAGTACTCCGTCGTGTCGATCGCCTTCGCCGGGCCGACGACGTCGTTCCACCAGGCGCGGGCCTGGCCGTCGGTGGCGTCGTCGGTTCTTCCACTCCCTCCGCTGTCTCGTGGACGGCGTCCGCTCGACGCTCCCGTCGCGCTTCGCGCGACGTTTGCCACGTGCGCACTCCCCGTGAGCGCGTGGCAGACGAGCACCGCGTTCTCGCCGTCGTACTCGCCGTAGGTCTCGTAGGCGAGTTCGAGGTCGGGGATCGACTCGCCGCAGGCGAACTCGAAGGAACCGAGGGAGACGCGTTCGGTCATGTGCCGATCGCCCGCTCTAAGTCCGCGACGACGTCCTCGGGGTCCTCGATGCCGACCGACAGGCGGACGAGGTCGGGCGTCACGCCGCTCGCGCGCTGGGCCGCCTCGTCCAG
The Halomarina pelagica DNA segment above includes these coding regions:
- the serB gene encoding phosphoserine phosphatase SerB, encoding MDLVAFDFDGTLSDSEMTVLLGRERGVAEEMAAITERAMNDEIDYATSLRRRAALLDGLPEAAAERAYGEVALRPDAADVIRSLREAGVHVAILTGGFERGVRAALDAEGVAVDSVVANRLPIVDGELTGDVEGPLVEGTKDDALAALASDLGVDLEDAAAVGDGANDLPMLEVAGLAVGFAPKPAVAPVCDVIVESMAELADVLSTRRVV
- the metX gene encoding homoserine O-acetyltransferase MetX produces the protein MTERVSLGSFEFACGESIPDLELAYETYGEYDGENAVLVCHALTGSAHVANVARSATGASSGRRPRDSGGSGRTDDATDGQARAWWNDVVGPAKAIDTTEYFVVCANVPGSCYGSSGPPATNPETGEPYGTDFPAVTVADWTRAQARLLDHLGVDRLHAVVGGSVGGMNALDWAKRYPDRVDRVAAIATAARLDPQCLAIDAVARRAITSDPKWEGGDYYPGDGPTEGLGLARQLGHVMYLSKDSMDAKFGRRAAGRAVPDTFPADPGAGFFAYRDVESYLDYQAERFVDRFDANSYLYLTRAMDDYDLAEGYTSDADALAAFDGQALCVSYTGDWHFTVDQAETVAEAFRATGTPTAHHVIESDHGHDAFLVEPSKLGPALRGFLASGVRAGPVTDTASSTDRPSQFAPVHTSLFS